The Polyangium spumosum genome includes a window with the following:
- a CDS encoding DNA-methyltransferase, whose protein sequence is MLGSRMTDGTGALGGEGSLAEVLEGRAGWHLAAADALEFAEELPDGCAHAVWIDPPYCSGGYTETARRQARGMLTSGSVKKLGWFINDNMGSAGLVWLLRCVAVQAFRVLVEGGSLGVFCDWKMIPLLAPALESSGLRWQAMVVWDKEQPGLGTGFRAQHEVVLHFVKGTGVFHDARTGNVLRESRIPTPDRNHQTAKPVSLIERCLAVVVPPGGLVVDLFAGGGSTGVAARRLGMRFVGSEIDPGIAATAKAEISQARSVVRTRGPVAQIPLFGEGK, encoded by the coding sequence ATGCTGGGCTCACGGATGACGGACGGGACGGGCGCGCTCGGCGGTGAAGGGTCCCTCGCCGAGGTGCTCGAGGGGCGGGCGGGGTGGCATCTCGCGGCGGCCGACGCTCTAGAATTCGCCGAGGAGCTGCCGGACGGCTGCGCGCATGCCGTGTGGATCGATCCGCCCTATTGCTCGGGGGGATACACGGAGACGGCGCGGCGGCAGGCGCGCGGGATGCTCACGAGCGGGAGCGTCAAAAAGCTCGGCTGGTTCATCAATGACAACATGGGCTCGGCCGGGCTCGTGTGGCTCCTGCGGTGCGTGGCGGTCCAGGCGTTCCGCGTGCTGGTCGAGGGCGGGAGCCTCGGGGTTTTCTGCGATTGGAAGATGATCCCGCTTCTCGCTCCGGCGCTCGAATCGAGCGGGCTCCGGTGGCAGGCGATGGTGGTCTGGGACAAGGAGCAACCGGGGCTCGGGACGGGGTTTCGGGCGCAGCATGAGGTGGTGCTCCATTTCGTGAAAGGGACGGGGGTCTTTCACGATGCGAGGACGGGGAACGTGCTGCGGGAGTCGCGAATCCCTACGCCGGATCGGAATCATCAAACGGCAAAACCCGTGAGCTTGATCGAGCGGTGCCTCGCGGTCGTGGTGCCTCCCGGCGGCCTGGTTGTCGATCTCTTCGCGGGTGGCGGCTCGACGGGGGTTGCCGCGCGGCGGCTCGGGATGCGGTTCGTCGGAAGCGAAATCGATCCGGGGATCGCGGCGACGGCCAAGGCTGAGATTTCGCAGGCTCGAAGTGTCGTTCGTACCCGTGGTCCGGTGGCGCAAATTCCGCTTTTCGGAGAGGGAAAATGA
- a CDS encoding HNH endonuclease, with translation MALPLAETPQRRYRRIVREVLDARGRFCECCGVPARHVHHIIPCSISGIASELVFDPANLIVICNDCH, from the coding sequence ATGGCTCTACCTTTGGCGGAGACCCCGCAACGGCGATACCGGCGCATCGTGCGCGAAGTCCTCGACGCTCGCGGCCGCTTCTGCGAGTGCTGCGGCGTTCCGGCGCGGCACGTTCACCATATCATCCCCTGCTCGATCTCGGGGATCGCCTCGGAGCTCGTCTTCGATCCCGCGAATCTGATCGTGATCTGCAACGATTGCCACA
- a CDS encoding helix-turn-helix domain-containing protein: MDLGDRVKQARQLRGIKSTELDRLAGVSQGTTSRLESKQRGKFGGTATTVQRVAKALRVNMEWLMTGQGAMEEAEEDPIPNRAIAASIARDGGVDEEAIRAVLGMPVKEAETRTVLWWIDAFRAREAFLAQEREITGAAPAKKPTRARARAT, from the coding sequence ATGGATCTTGGGGATCGGGTCAAGCAGGCCCGTCAGCTCCGCGGCATCAAGAGCACCGAGCTCGATCGGCTCGCGGGCGTGTCGCAGGGGACGACGAGCCGGCTCGAGAGCAAGCAGCGGGGGAAGTTCGGGGGGACCGCCACGACGGTTCAGCGCGTCGCGAAGGCCCTGCGCGTGAACATGGAGTGGCTGATGACGGGTCAGGGGGCGATGGAGGAGGCGGAGGAAGATCCGATCCCGAACCGCGCCATCGCCGCGAGCATCGCGCGAGACGGAGGCGTCGACGAGGAGGCGATCCGCGCCGTGCTCGGGATGCCCGTCAAGGAAGCCGAGACGCGGACCGTCTTGTGGTGGATCGACGCCTTCCGCGCCCGCGAAGCCTTCCTCGCCCAGGAGCGAGAGATCACCGGCGCAGCCCCGGCGAAGAAGCCGACGCGTGCCCGAGCGCGCGCCACGTAG
- a CDS encoding SEFIR domain-containing protein, with the protein MSEQPTRKVFISYAWSSQEHQGSVIQLAERLVANGVDVILDVWDVKEGHDLISFMERMVTDGSIEKVLIVCNSVYAQKANNRKGGVGTESQIISPEVYAKLDQSKFIPVLFEHDDEGNACLPTFLKTRLYIDLSSVEKSYENFEQLLRAIFDQPQHRKPKLGTPPIHIFSSGTAQSSTRYHLQRVRDAVTNGAPQSIALVRDYLRRKVEELESFRVDVANVTDVDELIVASIRDMLPYREEMVELFSLVAEYRNEPDSYDELAEFFQSALGYHLFPKNRSSWMPLSADNFRFITYELFLYLIATLIKAKRFAEANRFLGREFYVEDPHGNDRFWSFARLMPHLESLEQLRKRRLELNRISLTADLLHDRATRTDIKFAELNEADVVLFLRNRLCQAELRDGYWLPLTVIYRATNGGPSKLFRMSESNGHFSNLKVLLGVSPQASGSSLEEQYLAGGGERQLSFGSRSWPISIRSIIPFDKLGTRP; encoded by the coding sequence ATGAGCGAGCAACCTACTCGTAAAGTGTTCATCTCGTATGCCTGGTCATCGCAGGAGCACCAAGGTTCTGTTATTCAGCTAGCCGAAAGACTTGTCGCTAATGGCGTAGACGTCATTCTCGACGTTTGGGACGTGAAGGAGGGACATGATCTGATTTCGTTTATGGAGAGAATGGTCACTGATGGCTCAATCGAAAAGGTGCTGATCGTGTGTAACAGCGTGTACGCACAAAAGGCCAACAATCGAAAGGGCGGCGTTGGAACGGAGTCACAAATTATTTCCCCCGAAGTCTACGCGAAATTGGATCAAAGCAAGTTTATTCCGGTTCTGTTTGAGCACGACGACGAGGGCAATGCCTGTCTGCCTACATTTTTGAAAACTCGTCTCTATATCGACCTTTCGAGCGTGGAGAAGAGCTACGAAAACTTCGAGCAATTGCTTAGGGCCATTTTCGATCAGCCGCAGCACAGGAAGCCCAAGCTGGGCACCCCACCCATTCACATTTTCTCGTCTGGCACAGCGCAATCTTCGACGCGTTATCATCTTCAGCGTGTCAGAGATGCAGTCACCAATGGGGCACCTCAGTCTATTGCGCTCGTTCGCGACTACCTGCGGCGAAAAGTAGAGGAACTGGAGTCCTTTCGCGTTGACGTGGCAAATGTTACTGATGTCGACGAACTTATCGTTGCAAGTATCAGAGACATGTTGCCCTATCGCGAGGAGATGGTTGAGCTATTTTCTCTGGTGGCGGAGTACAGGAATGAGCCGGACAGCTATGATGAGCTGGCGGAATTCTTCCAGTCGGCCCTGGGTTACCATCTTTTCCCCAAAAATCGGTCGAGTTGGATGCCCTTGTCTGCCGACAATTTTCGGTTCATTACCTATGAGCTGTTCCTATACCTGATCGCCACCTTGATCAAGGCGAAGCGATTTGCGGAGGCTAACCGATTCCTTGGACGTGAGTTCTATGTGGAAGATCCGCATGGCAACGATCGCTTCTGGAGCTTCGCCAGGCTTATGCCACATCTTGAATCCCTTGAGCAGCTCCGAAAGCGCCGACTGGAGCTCAACAGGATTAGCCTCACGGCCGACCTCCTTCATGATAGGGCCACCCGCACGGATATCAAGTTTGCCGAGTTGAATGAGGCCGACGTGGTGCTGTTCCTCAGAAACCGCCTGTGCCAAGCAGAATTGCGCGATGGCTATTGGTTGCCATTGACAGTAATTTATCGAGCAACCAACGGCGGCCCGAGCAAGCTGTTCCGAATGTCGGAATCCAATGGTCATTTTAGCAACCTGAAGGTCCTTCTGGGTGTGTCCCCTCAAGCGTCCGGCTCATCCTTGGAGGAGCAATACCTGGCCGGGGGTGGCGAAAGACAGCTATCGTTTGGCTCTAGGAGCTGGCCGATTTCCATTCGCAGTATTATCCCATTCGACAAACTCGGGACGCGACCGTGA
- a CDS encoding phage/plasmid primase, P4 family translates to MKLDPKYLPDPDDPPSLAASLYVSMGWRPIPLWSVDPKTGACECSRGARCGGSAGKHPRMRAWQELQPTREDVLAWWKKWPDAGVGLAMGGEARLVALDIDGPAGRESLRALEAVHGPLPRTLASRSGRVDGGEHRLFVVPEHFDMSAIRNNAGKLAPGLDVRGEGGQIATCPTVHRTGSVYTWTDRVPVAELPRWLFERMASASARAAAPARAEVSAAPEAPSFGEDHARYARAALNQAIEAVERAPKGSRNDTLNREAYSLGGLVARGLLSASEVEDALYGAMLNGRWDPEAIKAQHLRTLRRALEDGRAAPRSVPARSSHGRGGSSADSLHNARSREAGRGAESFGEDDDIERATIVTGDNRAPSRPDGGRAPSPQRVLPALQAGTGECTELANAEGLVALHGADLRYVAELGGWYHYDGRRWSRDAPAAERAAKEYARHLALVAGEGLAAARRALGAVEGSTDDPAIKHARGALDVAERRYAWAMRSQGARALSNMLSLASSEAGVIARASAFDADPWVLCCLNGVVDLRTGKLRPHRREDLITRLVPVVYNPAARSALWERFLEEVTGGDPELLEFLCRAIGYSICADTSEEKLFFVHGPASSGKSTFLEAIKATLGDYGTTSDFETFLARPQVGAPRNDIARLAGSRLVVSIEVDDGKRLAEALVKSITGGDTVTARLLYQESFEFKPTFKLWLSANHAPRVSDDDLAMWRRILRIPFERVIPKERRDRNVKRTLTDVRASGAAILAWAVRGCLAWQKDGLKVPASVEAATEAYRQENNPLRDFLDDECVIVADRSVWQDVWVTRSALREAYERWGKANGARHLLGPKAFTRHLREIGCNDKAKRWVDGASVRAWEGIRLRRAADDAVEGGDHAQ, encoded by the coding sequence ATGAAGCTTGATCCTAAATACCTTCCGGATCCCGATGATCCGCCTTCGCTCGCGGCATCGCTTTATGTGAGCATGGGCTGGCGGCCGATCCCCCTCTGGTCCGTCGATCCGAAGACGGGCGCCTGCGAATGCTCGCGCGGCGCACGTTGCGGGGGTAGCGCGGGCAAGCATCCGCGAATGCGCGCGTGGCAAGAGTTGCAGCCGACGCGCGAGGATGTCCTCGCGTGGTGGAAGAAATGGCCGGATGCCGGGGTGGGGCTGGCGATGGGCGGCGAGGCGCGGCTCGTCGCGCTCGATATCGACGGGCCGGCGGGGCGGGAGAGCTTGCGCGCGCTCGAGGCGGTCCACGGGCCGCTTCCGCGGACGTTGGCGTCGCGCTCAGGGCGGGTCGACGGGGGCGAGCATCGGCTGTTCGTCGTGCCGGAACATTTCGACATGAGCGCGATCCGGAACAACGCGGGAAAGCTCGCGCCGGGGCTCGACGTGCGCGGGGAAGGCGGGCAGATCGCGACGTGCCCGACCGTGCATCGCACCGGGAGCGTCTACACGTGGACGGATCGTGTCCCGGTGGCGGAGTTGCCGCGGTGGCTTTTCGAGCGGATGGCATCGGCGAGCGCGCGCGCGGCTGCTCCGGCGCGCGCCGAGGTGAGCGCGGCGCCCGAGGCTCCCTCCTTCGGCGAGGATCACGCCCGGTATGCGCGCGCGGCGCTGAATCAGGCGATCGAGGCGGTCGAGCGCGCGCCGAAGGGCTCGCGGAATGACACCCTCAATCGTGAGGCATACTCGCTCGGCGGCCTGGTCGCGCGTGGGCTGCTCTCGGCGAGCGAGGTCGAGGATGCGCTTTACGGCGCGATGCTGAACGGTCGATGGGATCCCGAGGCGATCAAGGCGCAGCACCTCCGGACCTTGCGCCGGGCCCTCGAAGATGGGCGCGCGGCTCCTCGGTCGGTTCCGGCGCGATCGAGCCACGGTCGGGGCGGGAGCTCCGCCGATTCGCTACACAATGCGAGATCGCGCGAGGCAGGTCGGGGGGCGGAGTCGTTCGGGGAAGACGACGACATCGAGCGGGCGACGATCGTCACGGGTGACAACCGAGCTCCTTCCCGGCCGGACGGCGGCCGAGCTCCGAGCCCTCAGCGCGTGCTGCCTGCTCTCCAGGCGGGGACGGGTGAATGCACGGAGCTAGCGAATGCGGAGGGCCTGGTGGCTCTCCACGGCGCGGACCTGCGCTACGTGGCGGAGCTCGGCGGCTGGTATCATTACGACGGGCGGCGCTGGTCTCGGGATGCGCCCGCGGCCGAGCGGGCGGCGAAGGAGTACGCGCGGCACCTCGCGCTCGTCGCGGGCGAGGGCCTCGCGGCGGCGCGGAGGGCGCTCGGCGCGGTGGAAGGGTCCACGGACGACCCGGCGATCAAGCACGCGCGGGGGGCGCTCGACGTCGCGGAACGTCGGTACGCGTGGGCGATGCGTTCGCAGGGGGCGCGCGCGCTCTCGAACATGCTCTCGCTCGCGTCGTCGGAGGCGGGCGTGATCGCGCGGGCGTCGGCGTTTGATGCGGATCCGTGGGTGCTCTGCTGCCTGAATGGCGTGGTGGACCTGCGGACGGGGAAGCTGCGGCCGCATCGGCGGGAGGACCTGATCACGCGGCTGGTTCCGGTCGTGTACAATCCCGCGGCGCGCTCGGCGCTCTGGGAGCGCTTCCTCGAAGAGGTCACCGGAGGGGATCCCGAGCTGCTCGAGTTCCTCTGTCGGGCGATCGGTTACTCGATCTGCGCGGATACCAGCGAGGAAAAGCTCTTCTTCGTGCATGGGCCCGCGTCGTCGGGGAAGTCGACGTTTCTCGAAGCGATCAAGGCCACCCTCGGCGACTATGGCACGACGTCCGATTTCGAGACCTTCCTGGCTCGGCCCCAGGTGGGCGCGCCTCGGAACGACATCGCGCGGCTCGCCGGGTCTCGCCTGGTGGTCTCCATCGAGGTGGACGACGGGAAACGGCTCGCGGAGGCACTCGTCAAGAGCATCACGGGCGGGGATACCGTAACCGCGCGGCTGCTCTATCAGGAGTCGTTCGAGTTCAAGCCGACTTTCAAGTTATGGCTCTCGGCGAACCATGCGCCTCGGGTGAGCGATGATGATCTGGCGATGTGGCGGCGGATCCTGCGAATTCCGTTTGAGCGGGTGATCCCGAAGGAGCGGCGGGATCGGAACGTGAAACGCACGCTGACGGACGTGCGGGCCTCGGGAGCGGCGATCCTCGCGTGGGCGGTGCGGGGCTGTCTGGCGTGGCAAAAGGACGGGCTCAAGGTGCCGGCGTCGGTCGAGGCCGCGACGGAGGCGTATCGGCAGGAGAATAACCCGCTGCGGGATTTCTTGGATGATGAGTGCGTGATCGTAGCGGATCGGTCGGTTTGGCAGGATGTATGGGTCACGCGGTCGGCGCTGCGGGAGGCTTACGAGCGGTGGGGGAAGGCGAACGGGGCGCGGCATTTGCTCGGGCCGAAGGCGTTTACGCGGCACCTTCGGGAGATCGGGTGCAATGACAAGGCGAAGCGGTGGGTGGATGGGGCTTCGGTGCGGGCTTGGGAGGGGATCAGGCTGCGGCGGGCGGCGGATGATGCGGTGGAAGGGGGGGACCATGCGCAATGA